The Methanosarcina barkeri MS DNA window GACCCATCGGACAAGAACACCGTAGCTGAAGGAAGTGTCCTGACCCATAGAGATATAAAACCGATTATCGCAACTGCCAGAGCATAAGGCCAGCTGGACTTGATTTTGTTTTGAAATGATGATACAGGATGATCCTGAGAACTCATAATAATCCCCTTTAAGAGGTAAGTTTTTTCAATCAAATATATAATTTGTGGAAGAAGAAAATCAAATAGATAATATTATCCTATGCAGGCAAATCAGCCTGATTATTTATAGTCCTGATAGTTTATGTTCAGAAACTTCATGCAGCTTTCATACTGAGCCTATCAGGATAGGCTTCATCGATTCGATATTACTGAAATTTTTGCTCATCTTTCCTGAAGCAGGTTTTCTCAAGCTGTCTACTTTTGAAACAGTAATAAGTCTTCTAAAAGACGTGGCAACTCTTCTGATTCCACCTTGAGAATCCATCTTAGACGTGAAACGAAGTTGTTAACAGTATATAAAAGTATATGTGATTGAAGGATATATAAATGAAAGTATATGCAACTGGCAGATATAAAAGTATATGTAACTGGTGGATATATAAAATAATTGTTCTAAAAAAATGGCAGTCTTTTTTTAAAATTTTAGAAGTGTTTTTTAGAAGAATAAAAATAAGAATAAAAAAGAAGAAGAAAGGAGAAATAAAGGTACATTATAGTAAACAATAGCACATTCTACTTTTAGGCCTTTACTTCTTCTCCTTTTAATACGGCTTCTTCACTTACTTTCACTTCTTTTGTCGTATCGCCATAGCTCAACACGTAGGGTCCTGAAGGTGCAGTATCAAACTGCGTTTCGCCTGCAACCGGACCACCGTCTGTTGAATAAGGCACTGTAAACTCGTACCTTCCATGAGAGTCTGCAGTTGTTGATTGAGTTAGGAGTTACGCAGTTGGCTCCTAGCATATTGTTTTTTCCAAACTTTCAAATATTTGAATTAATTTAACGTGTATTGGGGATTCCTTAAGTATTCTGTCACTGCCACTCTTCTAATTTTCATAGCACTTTCAAACCAGGATATTCCACTTTTGATTCTTTGTAATTCCAGTCTAAGAAAAGCTCTTAATGAGAACATTATATGTGCTCTTTGTGATTCTTCCTTTCTTGCCTGACATTTTTCGACACCACAGAACTGTTTTATTCCCCTATGATATTCCTCAATTTTCCATGACTTCTTTGCCAAATCTTCACGTTTTGCTTCATCCATCTCTTGCACATCTGTAACCCAGTGTTGCGTGTCTCCATTTTTTGAAACTATCCTAAACACCTTTACAAATCCATATGCTTTGAGGTGAACCACACGTCCTTTTGGAGGAATATCTACTGTTTCAAGTGGCACATTTCCCTTGTTGTCAGGATTTACCAAACGATTATTTTTCAATCTTGTAAGGAAATGCCACTCTTTCTGTCTAATGGCTTTAAGGTTTTTCACACTTGCATACCATGTATCAAATAAAACGAATTTGGGATTAAAACCACGTTCTTCGGCCTTGTCAAGCATATCACGGAAATGGTCATTCTTTGTTTTGTCGTCTACATCGATGTTATAAATTCGAAAATCGATAGGTATAACGGTTGTACCGTCAGTCCAAACTAAGGTAACCAGGCCTATTCCCTTTACAGTACGATGATGTTTTCCACTCCACATACGACGAACAAAAGCAATTTCTTCTGCGTATGGTTTATCTAATGTTGAATCATCAACAATTAGGTATCCTCCCTTAAGCTTGACATAACTTTTTACTTCCTCCCATAGTGCTTCCGTGTCTGGAGGTTGCCTTTGAAGGCAACGAGTAAAAGCATCATGAGAAGGAGCATTAGCTATGTCTGGATAACATCTAGCAGCTTCAGTACAGCTAAAAACGTTAGAAGCCGCAATGAGAAAATTAATGTAGTCAATGTCGGTACACTTAGGTGGATTTATGTCCATAACTCCGTACGTTTTTAGAGAAACACTAAGCCATAAGTATATTTATAAAGATATCAAGTTTTCGGCATTTTAACTGCGTAAGTCCTATGAGTATATTCAAAGGTCCGTCCCTTATCCGTAAGGATTGTAGTGCTTATTTTAACAGTTTCATTCGGAGAAGCCGTGCCTGTTATATTCGCACCTTTGACGTACTCGAAGATTTTTACATAGCCGGTGTCTGTCTCAGAGAGCTTACCTCCGTAGAAATAATTGTAGACCTGTTTATACCCGACCTCGTTGCTTTGGTGGGTATCAGTCTCGTAAACCATACGGTAATGTTTCAAGCTATTTCCGTCAAAAATATACAGCTTTGCTTCCATGGAATTAAAATATCGGGTAGAAGGTATGCTCTGATATTGACTACCTGTCCAGTAAGCCTGATAGTACCCATCAGTATCAAGAGTCCAGGCAGGCATTGCCTCGAACATCACTGTAGCCATGTAGGCATCAGCTATTACGTAACGTGCACCCATTTTGTCAGGCCTTGGATCTATGGCTTTGAGTACGGCAGTTGCTTCTTCTTCGGATGGAGCTGTGAAAAAGGTTGCAGCTCCCGGCTGATTTGTCTCGTTAATGCTTACCCTGCGGCCTCCGATTCCTGCCTGGAACGGGTTCGCATTTGGCATCCTGTGACCTATTGTCTCTATATAGTGTCCGAAGTCCCACCAAGACATAACACCGTATGCAGTGTCTGGATACTGGAACATCTCTCCGTTTTTCGGGGCTTCATAAATGGCATTATAGTCCATTCCCGGATCAGGAGTATTTGAACGGAGCCAGTCACAAGCTTCCACCCACGGACTAGGGGTACCGTTTGAAATTTTTGTATATGCCATCGCAGATCCGTATACCGGATAAATCAAAAATATTACTATAAGAAGGACTGCAAAAACCTGTTCTACTTTGACGAATTTCAACGCCCTCGGGATATCTGCAGGCGACTTTACATTACTTTTGAACTTCTGGTCAAGTTCACTCCACTTTACTTTTTCAAGTAACAAGCCTCCAAGATAGGCACTCAGGATTGAAACGTTTATGGAATAGTAATATGCAAAACGGTTCTGGCCATAAATTGCAAAAAGAATTAAAAGACTCCAGATAAGAAGTAACACTTCCTGAGTCTTTGGTTTTCTGAACAGGTTTGCAGCCAGAATAAACATCCCGAGCAGAGATGCGAAAAATCCCGTGGGAGTGAAATATTCATAAGCTTTGGACATGGTAAAGACGCCGTCGTCGTAAAATGTAGAAGAAGCTTCACCAATTGTCGAAGGTCCTCCATGTTGAATTCCAAAAACAGTGCTCGGTGCGTTTATAATCAGGGAATAAAATGAAGGAGATAAAATTTTGATAAATATAAGCCCAAGAATACCAGCTCCGAGGATAATCAGCGGGTAATAATAAGTCTTCATTTTCTTTCTTTTGAATTCCCTTTCAATGAGACTCAAAACCGCAAAGCCTACCATTGTTCCAAGAGCAGTAACGACATGGAACCAGGAGTAATAATAAA harbors:
- a CDS encoding IS701 family transposase, whose protein sequence is MDINPPKCTDIDYINFLIAASNVFSCTEAARCYPDIANAPSHDAFTRCLQRQPPDTEALWEEVKSYVKLKGGYLIVDDSTLDKPYAEEIAFVRRMWSGKHHRTVKGIGLVTLVWTDGTTVIPIDFRIYNIDVDDKTKNDHFRDMLDKAEERGFNPKFVLFDTWYASVKNLKAIRQKEWHFLTRLKNNRLVNPDNKGNVPLETVDIPPKGRVVHLKAYGFVKVFRIVSKNGDTQHWVTDVQEMDEAKREDLAKKSWKIEEYHRGIKQFCGVEKCQARKEESQRAHIMFSLRAFLRLELQRIKSGISWFESAMKIRRVAVTEYLRNPQYTLN
- a CDS encoding oligosaccharyl transferase, archaeosortase A system-associated gives rise to the protein MSSQDHPVSSFKDIIKSSWPYALAVAIIGFISLWIRTCPSATVFLSDGSVRFTANDAWFHMRTLRVLLENYPHRMFFDPMTNYPNGSYIHFGPLFDQMMAITSLILGMGHPSSHLVDTVGAYFPAVLGALTVIPVYYIGKYLGGHKTGVLAAILIALAPGQFLTRSLVGFTDHHVAESLFSTLFMMFFMLALISAKEKNLRFEDVFNKKFTVLKEPFLYSVLAGVMYSAYQLSWPGGSLFLLIVLVYAVFQYIFDNFRNESSDYLGFTGVVTCLVSTILILPFVHPDMGFSLYYYSWFHVVTALGTMVGFAVLSLIEREFKRKKMKTYYYPLIILGAGILGLIFIKILSPSFYSLIINAPSTVFGIQHGGPSTIGEASSTFYDDGVFTMSKAYEYFTPTGFFASLLGMFILAANLFRKPKTQEVLLLIWSLLILFAIYGQNRFAYYYSINVSILSAYLGGLLLEKVKWSELDQKFKSNVKSPADIPRALKFVKVEQVFAVLLIVIFLIYPVYGSAMAYTKISNGTPSPWVEACDWLRSNTPDPGMDYNAIYEAPKNGEMFQYPDTAYGVMSWWDFGHYIETIGHRMPNANPFQAGIGGRRVSINETNQPGAATFFTAPSEEEATAVLKAIDPRPDKMGARYVIADAYMATVMFEAMPAWTLDTDGYYQAYWTGSQYQSIPSTRYFNSMEAKLYIFDGNSLKHYRMVYETDTHQSNEVGYKQVYNYFYGGKLSETDTGYVKIFEYVKGANITGTASPNETVKISTTILTDKGRTFEYTHRTYAVKMPKT